In a genomic window of Lagopus muta isolate bLagMut1 chromosome 2, bLagMut1 primary, whole genome shotgun sequence:
- the OLIG3 gene encoding LOW QUALITY PROTEIN: oligodendrocyte transcription factor 3 (The sequence of the model RefSeq protein was modified relative to this genomic sequence to represent the inferred CDS: deleted 1 base in 1 codon), with amino-acid sequence MNSDSSSVSSRASSPDMDEMYLREHRHHHHHHHPESRLNPVSSTQGDLVQKMAGEGLARGGPKAQGEGGKYKIKKQLSEQDLQQLRLKINGRERKRMHDLNLAMDGLREVMPYAHGPSVRKLSKIATLLLARNYILMLTSSLEEMKRLVGEIYGGHHSAFHCGTVGHSAAAHPPHAAGAVHQVHPILGGALSSANASPSLPASLPALGTIRPPHSLLKTPSTPPALQLGGGFQHWAGLPCPCTICQVPPPPHLSALSASGMGRISADTKDLLK; translated from the exons ATGAATTCTGACTCCAGCTCCGTCTCCAGCAGAGCCTCCTCGCCGGACATGGACGAGATGTACCTGCGGGAGCaccgccaccaccaccaccaccaccacccggAGAGCCGCCTCAACCCCGTCTCTTCCACGCAGGGCGACCTGGTGCAGAAGATGGCCGGGGAGGGCCTGGCCCGGGGCGGCCCCAAGGCGCAGGGGGAGGGCGGCAAGTACAAGATCAAGAAGCAACTCTCGGAGCaggacctgcagcagctgcGGCTCAAGATCAACGGGCGGGAGCGCAAGCGGATGCACGACCTCAATCTGGCCATGGATGGGCTGCGGGAGGTGATGCCCTACGCGCACGGCCCCTCCGTCCGGAAACTCTCCAAAATCGccaccctgctgctggccagAAACTACATCCTGATGCTCACCAGCTCCCTGGAGGAGATGAAACGCCTGGTGGGGGAGATCTACGGTGGCCACCACTCGGCCTTCCACTGCGGCACCGTGGGCCACTCCGCCGCCGCGCACCCGCCCCACGCAGCCGGAGCCGTGCACCAGGTGCACCCCATCCTCGGCGGGGCCCTCTCCTCCGCCAACGCGTCCCCGTCGCTGCCAGCCTCGCTGCCGGCCCTGGGCACCATCCGGCCGCCCCACTCCCTGCTGAAGACCCCCTCCACTCCCCCCGCGCTGCAGCTCGGCGGCGGCTTCCAGCACTGGGCCGGCTTGCCGTGCCCCTGCACCATCTGCCAGGTG CCCCCCCCGCCTCACCTCTCTGCCCTCTCCGCCTCCGGCATGGGCCGGATCTCGGCGGACACCAAGGACCTGCTGAAGTGA